One Gadus morhua chromosome 13, gadMor3.0, whole genome shotgun sequence genomic window carries:
- the dyrk3 gene encoding dual specificity tyrosine-phosphorylation-regulated kinase 3 isoform X1 — MRTDHILKEETDTNSPSGLPPMSKHTGVSTKDLMREQVAVRGSQLKVKYLYEDSTYNRKVNCIATATATPQSNGTAVHVSTKPVAVSGLSKERSVDSTGSSKGSSDSAGLQGSGTVGNSTGGGGSKLCGPLTSEQALRQYRNQLTSLEQTEIHTYPEIYFLGPNAKKRQAVVGGSNNSGYDDDQGGYIHVPHDHLAYRYEFLKVIGKGSFGQVAKVYDHKLQQHLALKMVRNEKRFHRQAQEEIRILEHLRKQDRNGTMNVVHMLENFTFRNHICMTFELLSMNLYELIKRNKFQGFSLALVRKFAHSILQCLEALNRHRIIHCDLKPENILLKQQGRSGIKVIDFGSSCFEHQRVYTYIQSRFYRAPEVILGSRYGLPIDMWSFGCILAELLTGYPLFPGEDEGDQLACVMELLGMPPQKVLEQAKRAKNFINSKGHPRYCGANTLPTGATVLTGSRSRRGKMRGPPGSKEWSAALKGCEDPTFTDFLKKCLDWDPTTRLTPSQALRHPWLYRRLPKPVPGTDKGQGPTVKRLPEHHSTSFPSILAKGGSGLGTAAAANNKLRGAMMADPGETMPLRTVLPKLVS; from the exons ATGAGAACCGATCACATCCTGAAAGAAGAAACCGATACAAACAGCCCCTCGGGGCTACCCCCCATGTCCAAACACACG GGGGTCAGTACCAAGGACCTCATGAGGGAACAGGTGGCGGTACGAGGGAGTCAACTCAAGGTCAAGTACCTGTACGAAGACTCCACTTACAATCGCAAGGTCAACTGCATCGCCACGGCAACGGCAACCCCTCAGAGCAATGGCACCGCTGTTCATGTGTCCACGAAACCTGTCGCGGTGTCGGGCCTGTCCAAAGAGCGCAGCGTTGACAG CACGGGGTCCAGTAAGGGCTCCAGTGACTCGGCAGGCCTCCAGGGCTCAGGCACTGTGGGGAACAgcaccggcggcggcggcagcaagCTGTGCGGGCCCCTCACCTCGGAGCAGGCGCTCAGGCAGTACCGCAACCAGCTGACCAGCCTGGAGCAGACGGAGATCCACACCTACCCGGAGATCTACTTCCTGGGACCCAACGCCAAGAAGCGGCAGGCGGTCGTCGGGGGCAGCAACAACTCGGGCTACGATGACGACCAGGGGGGTTACATCCACGTCCCCCACGACCATCTGGCCTATCGCTACGAGTTCCTCAAG GTGATCGGCAAGGGCAGCTTCGGCCAGGTGGCCAAGGTGTACGACCACAAGCTGCAGCAGCACCTGGCGCTGAAGATGGTGCGCAACGAGAAGCGCTTCCACCGGCAGGCGCAGGAGGAGATCCGCATCCTGGAGCACCTGCGCAAGCAGGACCGCAACGGCACCATGAACGTGGTGCACATGCTGGAGAACTTCACCTTCCGCAACCACATCTGCATGACCTTCGAGCTGCTCAGCATGAACCTGTACGAGCTCATCAAGCGCAACAAGTTCCAGGGCTTCAGCCTGGCGCTGGTGCGCAAGTTCGCCCACTCCATCCTGCAGTGCCTGGAGGCCCTCAACCGGCACCGGATCATCCACTGCGACCTCAAGCCCGAGAACATCCTGCTCAAGCAGCAGGGGCGCAGCGGCATCAAG GTGATCGACTTTGGCTCCAGCTGCTTCGAGCACCAGCGGGTGTACACGTACATCCAGTCCCGCTTCTACCGGGCGCCGGAGGTGATCCTGGGCTCGCGCTACGGCCTGCCCATCGACATGTGGAGCTTCGGCTGCATCCTGGCGGAGCTGCTGACGGGCTACCCGCTGTTCCCCGGCGAGGACGAGGGGGACCAGCTGGCGTGCGTCATGGAGCTGCTGGGCATGCCGCCGCAGAAGGTGCTGGAGCAGGCCAAGCGGGCCAAGAACTTCATCAACTCCAAGGGGCACCCGCGCTACTGCGGGGCCAACACCCTGCCCACCGGCGCCACCGTGCTGACGGGCTCCCGCTCCCGCCGCGGCAAGATGAGGGGGCCCCCCGGCAGCAAGGAGTGGAGCGCCGCCCTCAAGGGCTGCGAGGACCCCACCTTTACTGACTTCTTAAAGAAGTGCCTGGACTGGGACCCCACCACCCGCCTCACCCCCAGCCAGGCCCTGCGGCACCCCTGGCTGTACCGCCGGCTGCCCAAGCCGGTGCCCGGGACCGACAAGGGCCAGGGCCCCACGGTGAAGAGGCTCCCCGAGCACCACAGCACCTCCTTCCCGTCCATCCTGGCCAAAGGCGGGTCCGGCCTGGGCACGGCCGCGGCCGCCAACAACAAACTGCGGGGCGCCATGATGGCGGACCCGGGGGAGACCATGCCCCTCCGCACAGTCTTGCCCAAACTGGTCTCCTAG
- the dyrk3 gene encoding dual specificity tyrosine-phosphorylation-regulated kinase 3 isoform X2, producing the protein MMIISRKPEGPIATARHADGLYDSYMRTDHILKEETDTNSPSGLPPMSKHTGVSTKDLMREQVAVRGSQLKVKYLYEDSTYNRKVNCIATATATPQSNGTAVHVSTKPVAVSGLSKERSVDSTGSSKGSSDSAGLQGSGTVGNSTGGGGSKLCGPLTSEQALRQYRNQLTSLEQTEIHTYPEIYFLGPNAKKRQAVVGGSNNSGYDDDQGGYIHVPHDHLAYRYEFLKVIGKGSFGQVAKVYDHKLQQHLALKMVRNEKRFHRQAQEEIRILEHLRKQDRNGTMNVVHMLENFTFRNHICMTFELLSMNLYELIKRNKFQGFSLALVRKFAHSILQCLEALNRHRIIHCDLKPENILLKQQGRSGIKVIDFGSSCFEHQRVYTYIQSRFYRAPEVILGSRYGLPIDMWSFGCILAELLTGYPLFPGEDEGDQLACVMELLGMPPQKVLEQAKRAKNFINSKGHPRYCGANTLPTGATVLTGSRSRRGKMRGPPGSKEWSAALKGCEDPTFTDFLKKCLDWDPTTRLTPSQALRHPWLYRRLPKPVPGTDKGQGPTVKRLPEHHSTSFPSILAKGGSGLGTAAAANNKLRGAMMADPGETMPLRTVLPKLVS; encoded by the exons ATGATGATAATAAGCAGAAAACCAGAGGGCCCAATAGCAACAG CGCGTCACGCAGACGGTCTGTATGACTCCTACATGAGAACCGATCACATCCTGAAAGAAGAAACCGATACAAACAGCCCCTCGGGGCTACCCCCCATGTCCAAACACACG GGGGTCAGTACCAAGGACCTCATGAGGGAACAGGTGGCGGTACGAGGGAGTCAACTCAAGGTCAAGTACCTGTACGAAGACTCCACTTACAATCGCAAGGTCAACTGCATCGCCACGGCAACGGCAACCCCTCAGAGCAATGGCACCGCTGTTCATGTGTCCACGAAACCTGTCGCGGTGTCGGGCCTGTCCAAAGAGCGCAGCGTTGACAG CACGGGGTCCAGTAAGGGCTCCAGTGACTCGGCAGGCCTCCAGGGCTCAGGCACTGTGGGGAACAgcaccggcggcggcggcagcaagCTGTGCGGGCCCCTCACCTCGGAGCAGGCGCTCAGGCAGTACCGCAACCAGCTGACCAGCCTGGAGCAGACGGAGATCCACACCTACCCGGAGATCTACTTCCTGGGACCCAACGCCAAGAAGCGGCAGGCGGTCGTCGGGGGCAGCAACAACTCGGGCTACGATGACGACCAGGGGGGTTACATCCACGTCCCCCACGACCATCTGGCCTATCGCTACGAGTTCCTCAAG GTGATCGGCAAGGGCAGCTTCGGCCAGGTGGCCAAGGTGTACGACCACAAGCTGCAGCAGCACCTGGCGCTGAAGATGGTGCGCAACGAGAAGCGCTTCCACCGGCAGGCGCAGGAGGAGATCCGCATCCTGGAGCACCTGCGCAAGCAGGACCGCAACGGCACCATGAACGTGGTGCACATGCTGGAGAACTTCACCTTCCGCAACCACATCTGCATGACCTTCGAGCTGCTCAGCATGAACCTGTACGAGCTCATCAAGCGCAACAAGTTCCAGGGCTTCAGCCTGGCGCTGGTGCGCAAGTTCGCCCACTCCATCCTGCAGTGCCTGGAGGCCCTCAACCGGCACCGGATCATCCACTGCGACCTCAAGCCCGAGAACATCCTGCTCAAGCAGCAGGGGCGCAGCGGCATCAAG GTGATCGACTTTGGCTCCAGCTGCTTCGAGCACCAGCGGGTGTACACGTACATCCAGTCCCGCTTCTACCGGGCGCCGGAGGTGATCCTGGGCTCGCGCTACGGCCTGCCCATCGACATGTGGAGCTTCGGCTGCATCCTGGCGGAGCTGCTGACGGGCTACCCGCTGTTCCCCGGCGAGGACGAGGGGGACCAGCTGGCGTGCGTCATGGAGCTGCTGGGCATGCCGCCGCAGAAGGTGCTGGAGCAGGCCAAGCGGGCCAAGAACTTCATCAACTCCAAGGGGCACCCGCGCTACTGCGGGGCCAACACCCTGCCCACCGGCGCCACCGTGCTGACGGGCTCCCGCTCCCGCCGCGGCAAGATGAGGGGGCCCCCCGGCAGCAAGGAGTGGAGCGCCGCCCTCAAGGGCTGCGAGGACCCCACCTTTACTGACTTCTTAAAGAAGTGCCTGGACTGGGACCCCACCACCCGCCTCACCCCCAGCCAGGCCCTGCGGCACCCCTGGCTGTACCGCCGGCTGCCCAAGCCGGTGCCCGGGACCGACAAGGGCCAGGGCCCCACGGTGAAGAGGCTCCCCGAGCACCACAGCACCTCCTTCCCGTCCATCCTGGCCAAAGGCGGGTCCGGCCTGGGCACGGCCGCGGCCGCCAACAACAAACTGCGGGGCGCCATGATGGCGGACCCGGGGGAGACCATGCCCCTCCGCACAGTCTTGCCCAAACTGGTCTCCTAG